Genomic window (Polaromonas sp. JS666):
GTGGGCCCCCACGGTCGCTCACTGCGTGTAGCTCCCGAGGCCTTGCAGGCCGCGGCTCGCGAGACGCTTCGCCTCTGTCGCCGGTCCAAAGCTGCTCAAGCAGCTTTGGAGCCGCAGGCTCCAGCCCCTCGGGGGCCGCTGCGCCTGCGGCCCGGCAAAGCCGGTTCCGCGGCCCCTGCTTAACTATGGGCTCACTACGGCCGCTGCTTGCTATTTTTTTTGTAGCTATTTGCGTGCATCCCGCTTGGGCTGCGGGCCCAAACAATGCCAAAGCAGTGGCCGAAGCCGCCCTCTGCAAGCCGCTGTACCTTACCCTGGACACCGGCCACATGGAGGTCGCGCCCCTGATGGCCGACATCCTTCGCAAGCACCAGGTGAAAGCCACGTTTTTCGCTGCCAACGAGCGGACCCAGACTGGTGATGGCAGCCTGGGTGCGCATTGGGCCGATTGGTGGAAGGCGCGCGCCGCCGAGGGCCATGAATTTGCCTCGCATACCTGGGACCACACCTACTGGCGCGCGGATGTGGCGGGCGGGCCGGGTGTTGAGCCGCAATTCAGGATGCGCCCCTCGGCCGGTCCTTCGGAGGGCCGGGATCTCACCTGGACGACCCGGCAGTACTGCGAAGAGGTGGGTCGCGCCAGTGCGCGCCTGCAGGCGATCACCGGCAAGAAACCGTTGCCGCTATTCAGGGCGCCTGGCGGCAAAACCTCGCCCCAGTTGCTCGCGGCAGCCCGGGCCTGCGGCTATCAGCATGTGGGCTGGTCGCCCGCCGGGTTTTTGGGGGACGAGCTTTCGAGTGAAAGATTTCCCAACGACATGCTGCTGAAAAAGGCGCTGCGCGACATCCAGCCCGGCGATATTTTGCTGGCGCACCTGGGCATCTGGTCGCGCAAGGATCCCTGGGCGCCGGCTGTGCTGGAGCCGCTCATCATCGGCCTGAAGTCGCGGGGATTTTGCTTTCAAACCCTGCGGGAACACCCCCAGTA
Coding sequences:
- a CDS encoding polysaccharide deacetylase family protein, translated to MGSLRPLLAIFFVAICVHPAWAAGPNNAKAVAEAALCKPLYLTLDTGHMEVAPLMADILRKHQVKATFFAANERTQTGDGSLGAHWADWWKARAAEGHEFASHTWDHTYWRADVAGGPGVEPQFRMRPSAGPSEGRDLTWTTRQYCEEVGRASARLQAITGKKPLPLFRAPGGKTSPQLLAAARACGYQHVGWSPAGFLGDELSSERFPNDMLLKKALRDIQPGDILLAHLGIWSRKDPWAPAVLEPLIIGLKSRGFCFQTLREHPQYKAWIEAQVSRTPAKLAK